A region of the Mus caroli chromosome 7, CAROLI_EIJ_v1.1, whole genome shotgun sequence genome:
TCTTCCCAGGTGAaggcaaagagaaaacatgagTCAGGGTAGAGGGTAATGAAGAAGGCATCCTTCAGGTACAGGACGATGGTAAGTGGGAAGTTGCAGGAGGAATGTTAGAGAGAAGGGTCGTcatggtttgaatacgcttggcccagggagtggcaccctTTGGAATAGTTTGGAGGTGCGCCCTTGTTGGaatagttgtgtcactgtgggtgtgagctttaagaccttcatcctagggctggcaagatggctcagcaggtaagagcactgactgctcttctgaaggtcgtgagttcaaaccccagcaaccacatgaaggctcacaaccatctgaacagctacagtgtactcacgtacataaagtaagtaaataaataaatcttaacaacaaacaaacaaacaaaccttcatcctagcttcctggaagctagtattttgctagcagccttcagatgcagaattctcagctcctcctgtaccatgcctgcctagatgccaccatgttcccactttgataataatgaactgaaccttgtaagccagccccaattaaatgttgtccttataagagttgccttggtcatggtgtcagtaaaaccctagctaagacaaggGTGTAGACTTGGTAACCGTGGGTGGGTTGGGATTACGACTTCAGTAATGAGGTAAAGGTTCTGTACTAAGTGGTAGGCTTATTCACTGGGAGAATGGGAGTGCTGCACTAGGAGTTCCTGAGACAGGAAGCAGTTAGTGATTGGGCTTGAGACTGCAGTGATGGGTTTCAGAAATGGGAAGCTAGGATCTGGAGGGGAAGGACAAGGGGTCCTTGAGGTGGACCAGGACCGTCTCAGGGTAAGTAGCAGCCACCGGGGTGGAAATATCCCATACGTGGGGGTTGACAGGATCTGGTAGGGTGAGGACAGCACAGTCTCAGGTGGTGACCTGTGAGGCAACCAGAGGAAGACGAAGATGGGAGTCAGGAGAGATTATGGGATCAGGAGAGATTATGGGATCCTTTCTGTGGTCCCAAAGTGGCTAAGGATATCACAGTCCAGTAAAGGCATCGGGGAGATGGGCATGACCAGGAAAGAATTTGAGAAGAATCATCCTACAAGAATTCAGGGAAGTAGCAGGTGGGGCTTGGAAAACGaatgagaaaaggggaagggagcaGTCCCCAGAAGGCCAGGGGCCCAGCACACAGGGCTTTAGGCTCAATTCCTCCCAGGTTCTCAGCatccaaagaaacaagccaaTTCAAGCCGAATTAAAAAGTATAAAGGCAGATAGATTTATTGAGAGCAGCACGTGAGTAGGTTCACAGGTCCCAAGGATGCAGGAGGGAGCAGGGAAATGGCACACCTGGGCTAAGGTAACGGGAGGTTTCAGGTCTTAGGCAAGGGGTGATGACGTGTAAACTCAGAGCTGGGATGGTGTCTACATATGGTCAGAAGCTGAACCCCCTGAGCAGGCACTCAGGTGGTGTTGCCGGAAACTGGAAGGTGAGGGTACTGACCTGTTGTTAGCCTGGAGCAGGAAGGATTAAAAGAAAGGCAGACAGTGTTTCCCAGTTTGTGCAGGGTGAGCAGGGATGGGTTACAACCAAACAGACTGCTAGTCCCATCACTGTCTCTCCCTTGTGGGACACCATGGAATAGAGTGGCTGGACATATTTGCATCACTGGATGTTAGGTGGCTAAATGCCAGGCCATGGGAAGGTTAAGGCCAGGATGTATTCAGACCTCAGCTCTCCTTCCTCTGGGTGACTCAGGGCTGGATTCAACCCCATCTTCCCTTCCTATCCCACACAAGGGCCTGCTTCAGAGAATTTGAGTGGCTAATTGGGTTTATTTGGGGGAAAGCAAAGGGTCAAAAGGAAGCTTTGCTCgaatatgcatgagtgtgtgttgtgtgtgtcagCATGCACACATCCTGATCAAGGTCATTTCACTGACTGACACCATCTGGGATCTCCAGATTTCAGAATCAGACGTGGTTCTTGGGACCTAACAAAGTCCAGGCTacgtaaaaaacaaacaagcaaagtctGAGATGACGTCTAGGCCCTATCCACTGGACCCAGAAaacccttcccctttctctccccagcAGCCAGGGCTGCATTATCAGCCCTATatatccctctcttcctcccctctcccagggGCAGCGTCCAGCTCACCCAGTCACTTGGGAGTCACGTGGTTCCCCAAGTCCCCATGTGGCCCTCTCCTTCCCATGTTGGTTCAAGGTCGTCAGACTTATCCATGTTTTCATAAGAGTCTGCATCTGGATAAGACCAGGAAAAGGAAAGTGTAAATTGGATGAAAaggaagctggggtggggtgggagaaggagCGGGAGAGGGGGGTGTCCAGAGGACAACGAGAAACAGTGCAGAAACACCCACCTTCCTCATGATTGGGACCAGACCCAATTGAGTGGAGCTGAGGAGCTGCATACAGGATCCCTCTCATATCTTCATAGGACTGGGACCCTGCTTAGGCATGGGATGGAAGATTAGAGACCCAGAAACGCTGCTGGGGCTTGGGGGAAGGGGAGTCCTGCCTACCCACGAGAGAGGAGCTAGGCAAGAAGTCGAAGTTCCTAATGTCAAACTAGGACTGATTTGTCAGCATCAAGATCCTACTTGGTTCTAAGATGGCCAAGGCCAAAGGAAGGGTCAAGAACAGAATTGGGAGGAGTCAAAGTCAAGCTCACAGAAAATGATACAGACAGTTGGGGTCAAGGTTGAAGTCCGCTTTAGACTGGGGTGAGGTAAAGTTCAGACTCTAAGAGAGAAGGTATTGAGGTCAATGCTTCAGTCGGTTGGCTGAGtgttttttgttacatttttttttttttttgttacaaagCTTCAGCCTAGGCTTGCCTGGAATTCACAAAGTACCCCAGACTAGCCTTAAGCCCATgaccatcttcctgccttaacTTTCCACAAGTTGGAATTCTAGACATGAACAGCTATGTCAGGTTCATTTGGGTCAAGATTGGTCTTCAAGGTTAGAGATGGCAGAAACACGGGGAAACGGGATAGAGGTGGAGTTGGGAATAAGGTCTAAGACCACGGTTAGGCTTGGACTTGGAGATCAGAGCTGAGTTTATAGCATCTGAAATTGACCCTAGAAGGATGCCCTAAGCACTCTCACCAAGCGAGGATGCTTCCCGGCTGGGGTCCCACGCAGACCCGTGGGGGCTCAGGAAGTCTGGAACAAGAAGAGAGGCAAAAATGTCACTTGTTTTCCTGGTCTCCAGCTTCTTCCAAGAGTGACAGCCCTCGATCACTCAAATACACACCCATCATCCTGCCAACTGGTTGGGCCAGCTCCTCATCTGCATTTTCATAAGACTCAGCTGTGGAAGAGAGAGACCAGGAGTTGCTCAGGCAGTAGGAGCCCTGCAGCACCAAGCACGTTTTCCTAGCCACCAACCCTACAAGGACACCACATTACCATTGGAGAAGGAGTCTTCCTCTGGACCCATGGGCTCATCCTCGGGGTTCTCATAGCCACTCCCATCTGGTAGAGAACGAGGGCATCTTTATTTAGCAAAGGCTGTCAGCCATCAGCCTACAGTTAAAGTGTCAGGACCAGGGAGAATGGGGACTCACCCTGGGAAACCTGGTCCTGCCCAAGGTTGGAGTCATTCTCATAGAATTCAGAGCCCTCTTCGCTGTCTGGCTCTTCATAggcctccccttcttcttccagtCCTGAATTTGGGACCAGTGTGGAGAACTGAGCGgtatctctcttcctccatccacagTCCACTAATCCCACCACAGGCTGCTCCTACACTCTCAAGGTGAGGAACAACCCTTAAATCTCACCTGTTTCATGGCTCTGAGCTCCAGTATCCTGGATTTCAATGCGTGGATTTCCATAGGACCCAGGGACACTCCCTAAGCCAGCAGCCCAACGCTGAGCACGGGCTGGTGAAAAGAGAGATTTAAGATGCCCATCAGAGGGAAAGGAGACAATGCTTCAGAAAGCCTCTGTGTGCCTGCATAACCAGCCTTGAGCCATGGGGAAGGGATCAAAATCTGGGCCTTGGCCTCAAGTTCTAGGGCAAGGCTGGCTCTGGCCAAGGTCCAGTGGCTAGACTTGGCTGATCTGTTGAGATTTGGTACTGGGCTCTGCTCTGGGGAAGTTTCTACTCTGAGAAGATTGGAGAAATGAGGACAAGGTATAGCTGGCTAGTGCCGGAGAGAAGGGTGCGACTTGAAAGCCTTCTAAGGTGGAGGTCCCTCACCCTGGCCAGAGGTGGATGTAGGAAGGGAGAGCACATTCCCGTACTGGTTCTGGGTCCCGTTTCCCGAGGGAGGCGTCACTTTGAAGAATCTGGAGGGAGAAAGGGTTGGTGTACCTTAAGGCTCAACCATATAGGGATGCCCAGCTGCAGTCTGTTCTGGGAGTTAAGTGTGTAGGGATGCCTACCCGATGAGTTTGGGACCATGCCAAGGGAGGTGATTTTGAAGGTGGCTTCCAGACTTGGGCAGTATTTCAACCAAGAGAGACGGCACCAAGGCCCACGTGACAGAGGACAGTGTAAAGCTTATAACAGAAGGGAGGGCATTTGCTACTTTACCTCCTGGCGGGGTCAGTCATTcgcttccttttccttctcaggATAAAGGCTGGTGGGATTTAAAGAGATGGATCAGGAGAGGGGTTGCCAGGCAGGAGGTGAATTTTGGGGACACAGAGGAGGTCACTTGGGTCAATAGAGGGGATGGTTGTACAAATTCCAGGGACCCCAGGAAGTATGAGAGACAGTAAAGGAGGGATGAGGCTGTGGGGTGCATTAGATTGGCCAGTGTGGGCTTGTCCTGAGAAAGATGGGGTAGAATTTGGGGAAGCTCAGGGGCATGACTTACCTCTTTGACAATAGAGAAAAGCCACCAGAGAAACCATACAGAAGATGACATATACTAAAGTCACCACTGGGACTATCCATCCACCAGTTCTCAACAGCCAGAGCCACACTGCTAAGAGAAAAGTGCTTTGAGACAAGGACCCCACAATGCAGCTTACTCCCCAACCCCTCAAGGGACATACAGCTGAGAGCCCAGAGCAGGACACAGACCTCAAGTCTTAATCTCTCCAGGGGGCTCTTCTCCCGTCCACTAAGGGAGAACCAGTTGTTCCCAGGAGCACAAGGATTGAGCCACGGAGCACAAGACAGTAACTAACCTCATGTAAAGCACGGTCATCCTAGCAAGGTGAGGACTAGGGAGTCAATCCCGCAGTTAGGGATAATCATGGTCAAATGTAGGGCATTTTGTGAGTCTACCAAGTCAGAGCTGAGATTCAACACATGTTGGGATCACGTTTGGAGTGGAAGCTGAGGTCGTAGCACTTACCAGTTGTGGTCAGGATAGCATGGTAGCATTGTATTAAGGAGAAGCATAGGCGAGGTGTTGTGGCAAATTTGATGGATGGAGTGAGGAAAAAGAAGATAGTCAGGCTCCTAACTTGGGCAAATGGACCCATGTATATTCTTCTGGGTGCTCCATTTGTGCAAAGCCACCCCAAGAGTATATATGGGCAAgatgttcatttcattttatatatcaaGCCTGAGATGTCCCTGAGGCATGAAATGGCAATCCCAGGAGATGACTGGGTATGGGGAGTATAGTGCCCAGGGAAGGTATAAGGCATGGTAACCTAGGAACCACGGGAGTAAAGAATGCCAAACAAGACGAGGGTGTGGATAGGAGCGAGTACAAGGCCCAGGGCTCCAACAGGGAGCGGTGGTGGAGGAAGCAGTCAGCAAAGCTCGCAAGAGACCCAGAAAAACGAGTTCTCAGAAGCGATGAACAAAAAACTGGAGTTAGGATTCAGTGAACAAACTGGAGTTTGGAATGAGGCTTGAGACTGGTCCTGGTGCCAGCTCCAAGTCTGGCTTAGTACTTAGTACTTAGTACTTGTACTCACCCCTCAGCCTCCAAAGTTCTAAGGTTACAGTTAGACACTATCAGTCCTTGTCtgcctgtcagtctgtctgtctgcctttctgtctgtctctacacacacagagttctaggGATGGAAACAGAGCCTCATACATGCTAAACACACACTCGACCACAGAACCACACCCCTAACTCTTCCAATTCTTCCAGTAGCTCCACACAGATTCCCAGAATTGGAAGAAACCCTACCTGACCTTGCAATGACCTTCACGTGCCTCTCGATGGTCAGGTTTCCTCGGAGACAATAATAGGTACCTTCATCTAAAGCTGTGGCTTGGGGCAGAAGCAGAAGAGACCCCCAAACCCACATCTCTCTGACTGGGTGCTCTCCCCCAAGGCTTAGGCTCAGTAATGAAACATTAGGTCTCTTAGGATGCACATGGGTCCAGGAGATGGAGCCTTTGGCCACTGGGACAGGGGGTACCCCACAGGACAGCCAAAGTGTGGAGCCGGGTGCCACAGTGAGATCTaaggcagggagagaagaggtAAGGAAAATATAACCATCTCTCCCAACCCccgagttcccagcaccctccctATCCTTGAGCCcccacttcccagcatccacacagcactGTCCCCTTACCTTGGTTGATTAGACTCTGATTCAAACTGCTCCCCCGAGGGGCACATACAGGCTTTGTTCCCCAGACCTTAGGATGGTCTTTAGCCCACACATACAGCTGGGAACCAGAAGTGGACCTGTGGCTCCCAGAGGACCTGTTCCTTAGGTCACAGTCCAGGTCCCTGACGTCTGAAGCATTCCACCGGAACATCTCCCCTGGGAAGAGACCCCAGACTAGATACAGACCAGGAGAAGAGGGAGATACAGAGGCTGGGAAGAGCAGAGccagagatagagggagagagcaaCTATGACTAACAGACAAgcgagacagagatacagagatacagctCAGAGCAGTTACCAAGCCAGAGGAAGTAGGTGCCTAGAACTAATTCCTGCTTCGCCGCTGTAGCCCCACCAGACCAAAGAACTTCTTCTGTCCATGGAGAGCCCCTCTTTACCCCCACAACCCAGCCCCACCAGGCACTCACCACTATCCTCCACGTTCACTGTCCAGGCAGGCTGCCAGATGTCCTTGAAAGGGGGCCTCTTCTGGCACAGGTAGAAGCCCCCCATATGGTCTGAGACATTGACAATCACTAGCAAGATGCCCAGGGACCCCACGTGCAATCCCAGGCCAGGGGACCCGGGGCTCAGCTCCAGGAAGGGTGTTGACTGGTTACCTCGATACCAAGCCAGCTTCTCAGAAGAGACAGGTGAGGAGTCcaggaggcatggcagcacaaCATTGCCTCCCTCtgtggggagaggaaaaggggagccccagcccctcttccctcctcataAATCAAAGGACCCCAGAAGTCCACCATATGGAAGCTGTAAGGGTCTTTCTGACTCCTCCCAGTTTACAAGTAAGAAAATGGAGGCTCCAAGAAGGCCAGTTACTCAACCCAGAACCCAGGCTTTCAACCCTAGCTTCTTCCCCTCAGacgtacagacagacagacagacatacctTCTACCTCCACCAGTAAGGACTTCTGGGGCCTGCCTCCTACTAAggtaagaaagaggaggaaggagacagggagaggagatgGCATGGTAGCCAGGCTCCCTGGGGCACCCGGCTTCTGCGTGGCTGCGCAGAGGATGCTGGGGCGAGCAGGAGCCTAGTGGGCAATGAACCATGGGTGTCTGTGAGGGTGGTGGCAGTCCCCGTATAGAGGAAAGGGGTGGTCACACCTTAGGTTAGGCCTCCGTTTGCAGGCACTCTTCCAAATCCACAAcactttcccctccctgtcaccCAGCACTTAGCCCAAGTGTGTGACCTTCTAAATGGTTCGGCATGGGAGTCCCTCAGGGTAAGGCTAACATCTTCACCACTGCACGCACAGAGCTTTCCACATAGTGGCACctgttaaatatttttcagatgaGTGGGTGGAGGCTTGAGTTAgggtcttctttctcctcctctctccaggctccaggctctgaCCCTATTTTACACCTCTGTTTCCCAGCTGGTGaagttaaaggcatatgccaccatgtctgacaTCTGCTTTTTTCCTCTATCATCTGGGGATAGCATTAGGATTTTTATATTGGGTCTGGTGATCCAGGCTTTTAATTCCAGTTACTGGAGAGGATCACAAAAGCCAATGCCAGCTTGGACTGCAGAGTGAGCTCAAAGCCACTCTAAAGTACTCAGGGAGACCttatctgaaaattaaaaaatactttttttaaaaagttgaggaCATAGTTCAGTGCCGAAGTATATATGAGACCCTAGATTTAATCCCTCCTACCACACAGACATAgacgcagacagacagacacacacacacacacattgggttTCATTCTAGCttaggctatatagcaagacctctCCCTCAAAAAAGGAAGAGCCAAACAggtacagtggcacacacctttaatcccagcaactgggagggAGGCAGCAACAAGTGCATCGCTGTAAGCTTCAGGCcggccatggctacatagtgagactctgtctcaatcccaccctaccctccaccccccaaagaAAGGAATTGTGAGCTGGGTAGATAATGTAGTCCAGTGGTAGTACACTTGCCTACCATATACAATTCCCTGAGTTGTAGCACAAGAAAAaaagtgtgtgatgtgtatggggtgtgtgtgtgtgtgtgtatatgtggtctctgtgtggtgtgtgagtgtgtgtgtggtctctgtgtgtataatattttgtgtagtgtatctgtgtgtgtatgtggtgtatgtatatgtagtttGTATGtagtattgtgtgtatgtggtttgtgtgtgtagtatgtgtgtgtgatgtgtctgtgtgtgtatgtggtgtgtgtgtatacgtagtTTGTATGtagtattgtgtgtatgtgtagtatgtatgtgtgatgtgtctgtgtgtgtatgtggtatgtgtgtgtatgtggtgtgtgtatgtNATGtagtattgtgtgtatgtgtagtatgtatgtgtgatgtgtctgtgtgtgtatgtggtatgtgtgtgtatgtggtgtgtgtatgtgtgttgtgtgtgtgtatatatgtagtttGTATGtagtattgtgtgtatgtggtttgtgtgtgtactatgtatgtgtgatgtgtcagtgtgtgtatgtggttttgtgtgtgtgtgtgtgtggtgtggcttTTTTGGCCTAGTTTACAGTTCAATTTCTGAGAGTCATCATCAGTTTATGGCTGAGAGTGGCGCCCAGTCATAAAACCATGGTTAAATTTCCTCATCTCTAAGCAGGTTAGTACGAGAGCAGACCAGAAACTGTGCTGGGGACACGGCGATCAGAGCTGGGGCCGGGCTAGACAGTGGGTGGGGAGCAAGAGCCATGTGCTTTGCAGTGCTCTTTCAAAATGGCTTCTGACGAAGATCCCTTTGTTCTCCAGGTAATCCCTGCTTCAGAAATGGAGGAGACGCATAGACATTGGGTTCAGGCTTCAAGACTGGAAGAGTGTTGTCTAAAGTCACACAGAGGTGGTACAATGTGTATGCACTCCTGAGTGTGccggtgtgtgtgcgtgtgtgtgtgtgtgtgtgtgtgtgtgtgtgtgtacctgtgtgagtgttatgtgtgtctctgtgtctgagtgtgcctgtgtgtatgtggtatgtatgtgtgtgtgtgtctgtgtgtgtgtgtgtgtatgtgtgcctgagtgtgtgcgAATACCTTTCACTGATGACAGCACTCAGAGGAAAGACTAGAGACCCAAGAGACCTGCTTTCTCAGTTGAGTCCCAGGCCTATCTCTACTGGGCTGTGACTTCCTGTTTGCCACAGGCAAACCTCAGGGGACACCACAGGTGGCGGGCCCTCACTTCCCTTGATTGAGCTGAGGGGccaaggggaaagaaggaagctcGGGAAGAAGAGACATCTACAGTGGGCAGACCCCCACTTGCCTAACACTCAGCAGTACATCTCCCCACAAAGGATTTCCATccacctaaaacaaacaaacaaacaagaaaaccctcCAGTCCATGTCTGGAGGAAATGACGCCATTCTCCATTCATTCCTCCATCTCTAGTCTTCCTTTATCTTATTCAACttactgagcatctccccagcacaGGCCCTTGTCCGCAACACTTTTCCACTTGGCTAGCTCCTTTCATTGCTTAGCTCTCAGTTTAAATGGTACTTCCTCAGAAGGGCCTGCCCAGAGCTGCCGGTACTTCCCacccttgttttctttcctttctagccTTTGCTTCGGTTTTAAATTACACTTGTTAGG
Encoded here:
- the Cd19 gene encoding B-lymphocyte antigen CD19 isoform X2 — encoded protein: MPSPLPVSFLLFLTLVGGRPQKSLLVEVEEGGNVVLPCLLDSSPVSSEKLAWYRGNQSTPFLELSPGSPGLGLHVGSLGILLVIVNVSDHMGGFYLCQKRPPFKDIWQPAWTVNVEDSGEMFRWNASDVRDLDCDLRNRSSGSHRSTSGSQLYVWAKDHPKVWGTKPVCAPRGSSLNQSLINQDLTVAPGSTLWLSCGVPPVPVAKGSISWTHVHPKRPNVSLLSLSLGGEHPVREMWVWGSLLLLPQATALDEGTYYCLRGNLTIERHVKVIARSVWLWLLRTGGWIVPVVTLVYVIFCMVSLVAFLYCQRAFILRRKRKRMTDPARRFFKVTPPSGNGTQNQYGNVLSLPTSTSGQARAQRWAAGLGSVPGSYGNPRIEIQDTGAQSHETGLEEEGEAYEEPDSEEGSEFYENDSNLGQDQVSQDGSGYENPEDEPMGPEEDSFSNAESYENADEELAQPVGRMMDFLSPHGSAWDPSREASSLGSQSYEDMRGILYAAPQLHSIGSGPNHEEDADSYENMDKSDDLEPTWEGEGHMGTWGTT
- the Cd19 gene encoding B-lymphocyte antigen CD19 isoform X1 — its product is MPSPLPVSFLLFLTLVGGRPQKSLLVEVEEGGNVVLPCLLDSSPVSSEKLAWYRGNQSTPFLELSPGSPGLGLHVGSLGILLVIVNVSDHMGGFYLCQKRPPFKDIWQPAWTVNVEDSGEMFRWNASDVRDLDCDLRNRSSGSHRSTSGSQLYVWAKDHPKVWGTKPVCAPRGSSLNQSLINQDLTVAPGSTLWLSCGVPPVPVAKGSISWTHVHPKRPNVSLLSLSLGGEHPVREMWVWGSLLLLPQATALDEGTYYCLRGNLTIERHVKVIARSAVWLWLLRTGGWIVPVVTLVYVIFCMVSLVAFLYCQRAFILRRKRKRMTDPARRFFKVTPPSGNGTQNQYGNVLSLPTSTSGQARAQRWAAGLGSVPGSYGNPRIEIQDTGAQSHETGLEEEGEAYEEPDSEEGSEFYENDSNLGQDQVSQDGSGYENPEDEPMGPEEDSFSNAESYENADEELAQPVGRMMDFLSPHGSAWDPSREASSLGSQSYEDMRGILYAAPQLHSIGSGPNHEEDADSYENMDKSDDLEPTWEGEGHMGTWGTT